The Bacillus sp. Y1 genome has a window encoding:
- a CDS encoding ATP-binding protein → MQKSIQISTYEEYETLEQELEDYIGNYAAEKLHLVMYSIREAVNNAFEHGIKSNSSLVITVTTEISGSEIIIEVEHNGDGFNHEEKIMSVKDPDQYFIESLLSTRGRGIAIMKKCAKHISYSEGGRKLTLLFELEK, encoded by the coding sequence ATGCAAAAATCAATACAGATTTCAACATATGAAGAATACGAGACACTTGAACAGGAATTGGAAGATTATATAGGGAACTACGCAGCGGAAAAATTACATTTGGTAATGTACTCTATTCGAGAAGCGGTAAATAATGCGTTTGAACACGGCATAAAAAGTAATTCTTCATTGGTTATTACGGTTACAACAGAGATAAGTGGAAGTGAAATCATTATAGAAGTTGAGCATAACGGAGATGGATTCAATCACGAAGAAAAGATCATGTCGGTTAAAGATCCAGATCAATATTTTATAGAATCATTATTAAGCACGAGGGGAAGAGGTATTGCCATTATGAAAAAGTGTGCAAAGCATATCTCCTACTCTGAAGGTGGAAGAAAGCTAACATTACTATTCGAGTTGGAAAAATGA
- a CDS encoding PAS domain-containing protein, giving the protein MNFYQSLIEGSPDLISVLDKEGICVYVNTSYEKVLGYKREEILGKHFSKVISLDPNSLEYTLSIFSTVFSGEKTDEFQVKIYHKEGYPLTFNVKYTLLKEEGFLQIVLRDITEEQKLKKQKSELTEMNKLLADVLDHTGIGITITDPHQEDNPIIYHNKGFESLTGYGPDEILGKNCRLLQGPLTSKDTKRVIREKVSNQEEVKVEILNYRKDQTTFWNEVCINPVLTEQGEVSHFIGIQKDVTKKKLLELDLMRDFSLSRAIQQLILSKDIDDQSISICGSYFPSHEIGGDFYKWQKIDDDLYFIMIMDVMGHGIASSLLTMSINAELTSILKYDTCHPTYILNRLNQHMLELFSEAENERMTRMYFTCIVLLIDMKNKSIDYINSGHPSFILEEGERLREISSNEIPVGFLPNHQFQAETLYYKDLTELFLYTDGLLEYLNSSLAELTKKKEKDKNLFLHLSKELKTKQLQDDVCFIQVKLL; this is encoded by the coding sequence ATGAACTTTTATCAGTCATTAATTGAAGGTTCCCCGGATCTAATTTCAGTATTAGATAAAGAAGGTATTTGTGTCTATGTGAATACATCTTATGAGAAGGTGCTTGGGTACAAGAGGGAAGAAATATTAGGCAAGCACTTTTCAAAGGTAATTTCACTTGACCCGAACTCGTTAGAATATACTCTGTCTATTTTCTCTACCGTATTTTCTGGAGAAAAAACAGATGAATTCCAAGTGAAAATATATCATAAAGAAGGGTACCCATTAACATTCAATGTAAAGTACACGCTTTTAAAAGAAGAAGGATTTCTACAAATTGTTTTACGGGATATTACAGAGGAACAAAAATTAAAGAAACAAAAAAGTGAATTAACAGAAATGAATAAGCTATTGGCGGACGTGCTTGACCATACCGGGATAGGAATTACTATCACTGATCCACATCAAGAGGATAACCCTATTATTTACCACAATAAAGGATTCGAAAGTCTAACTGGATATGGTCCAGATGAGATTTTGGGTAAAAATTGTAGGCTTCTTCAAGGCCCATTAACGAGTAAGGATACAAAAAGGGTCATTAGAGAAAAAGTGTCGAATCAGGAAGAAGTTAAGGTAGAGATATTAAATTATCGGAAAGATCAAACTACTTTCTGGAATGAGGTCTGTATAAATCCCGTTCTTACTGAACAAGGAGAGGTAAGTCATTTTATTGGAATTCAAAAGGATGTAACGAAGAAGAAGCTATTAGAACTTGATTTAATGAGAGATTTTTCTTTATCTCGTGCCATTCAACAATTAATATTAAGCAAGGATATTGATGATCAATCAATTTCGATCTGTGGGTCTTATTTTCCGTCTCATGAAATTGGTGGTGATTTCTATAAATGGCAGAAAATAGATGATGATCTGTATTTTATTATGATTATGGATGTGATGGGGCACGGAATTGCTTCTTCTTTACTAACGATGTCGATTAATGCAGAGCTTACATCGATTTTAAAATATGACACATGCCATCCTACTTATATTTTAAATAGACTTAATCAACATATGCTTGAGTTATTCTCAGAAGCCGAAAATGAGAGAATGACAAGAATGTATTTTACTTGTATTGTGCTCTTGATTGATATGAAAAACAAAAGTATAGATTATATTAATTCGGGACATCCATCTTTTATCCTTGAGGAAGGGGAGAGGCTAAGAGAAATCTCTTCCAATGAAATACCTGTAGGCTTTCTTCCAAATCATCAATTTCAAGCGGAAACTCTCTATTATAAAGATTTGACAGAGTTGTTTCTTTACACTGACGGTCTCTTAGAGTATTTGAATTCCTCATTGGCAGAGTTAACGAAGAAAAAAGAAAAGGATAAAAATCTCTTTCTCCATTTGTCAAAGGAATTGAAAACAAAACAACTTCAAGATGATGTATGTTTTATTCAGGTGAAATTACTTTAG
- a CDS encoding FecCD family ABC transporter permease has product MIHQNLIKKQRALVIALLILILGTMIVSLSLGYSAVSYDRIIPTLLGNGSFKEEFILFDIRLPRIVITLLAGMALALSGAILQGITRNDLADPGIIGINSGAGVAITVFFLFAPIDASTFAYAIPILAFFGAILTSALIYIFSYKKSVGLQPVRLVLVGVGFSMALSGAMIVLISSAERAKVDFIAKWLAGNIWGTDWPFVWAILPWLLVLIPFTLYKANRLNILALGESISIGVGISIEKERITLLITAVALAASAVSVTGGISFIGLMAPHMAKAMVGPRNQLFIPVALLVGGWLLLFADTIGRNIIEPEGIAAGIMVALIGAPYFLYLLLKK; this is encoded by the coding sequence ATGATTCATCAAAACCTTATAAAAAAACAAAGAGCCCTAGTGATTGCTCTGCTCATACTTATCCTTGGCACTATGATAGTGAGTTTAAGTCTTGGTTATTCTGCTGTTAGCTATGATCGAATCATACCAACCTTATTAGGGAATGGATCGTTTAAGGAAGAATTTATTCTCTTTGACATCCGTCTGCCCCGCATTGTCATTACCTTGTTAGCAGGAATGGCTCTCGCACTATCCGGTGCCATTCTTCAAGGAATTACACGGAATGATTTAGCTGACCCAGGCATCATCGGAATTAATTCTGGTGCTGGTGTTGCTATAACTGTCTTTTTTCTATTTGCACCAATCGACGCATCAACATTTGCTTACGCGATTCCGATCCTTGCATTTTTCGGAGCTATCCTTACATCAGCACTTATTTATATCTTTTCTTATAAAAAAAGTGTTGGCCTTCAGCCTGTACGATTGGTATTAGTTGGGGTCGGTTTCTCGATGGCACTTTCCGGTGCTATGATCGTTCTTATTTCATCTGCAGAACGAGCTAAGGTAGACTTTATTGCAAAGTGGTTGGCAGGAAATATATGGGGGACTGATTGGCCATTTGTATGGGCCATTCTCCCTTGGCTTCTTGTGTTGATTCCCTTTACTTTATACAAGGCGAATCGCTTAAATATTTTAGCCTTAGGTGAGTCCATTTCTATCGGTGTAGGGATTTCGATAGAGAAGGAGAGAATCACTTTATTAATTACAGCTGTTGCATTGGCAGCGTCTGCCGTTTCCGTGACAGGCGGAATAAGCTTCATTGGTTTAATGGCCCCACATATGGCCAAAGCGATGGTTGGACCGAGAAACCAGTTGTTTATTCCCGTTGCACTTCTTGTAGGAGGATGGCTATTATTGTTTGCTGATACAATTGGGCGTAATATTATCGAACCTGAAGGTATTGCTGCTGGTATCATGGTGGCCCTTATTGGAGCACCTTATTTCTTATATCTTCTATTAAAAAAATAA
- a CDS encoding FecCD family ABC transporter permease: protein MLHNNKPISFFFKCIVAIFLFILMFSIAMVFGAADTTFKDVWLALLSNQTSEKILILQEIRLPREVAAIVVGAALAVSGAIMQGMTRNPLADPGLLGLTAGANAGLAITIALLPSANYYGIMLACFIGAAVGALLVFGISAVKKGGFSPFRIVLAGSAISAFLFAISEGIAIFFKISKDVSMWTAGGVIGTTWGQLQIVVPFIIIGIILSIFLSRQLTILSLNEEVAVGLGQNTTRVKAFLFVIVIVLAGAAVALAGNLAFVGLLVPHIVRAIVGTDYRFILPMSTIFGGTFMLLADTIGRTLNSPYETPVAAIVAMIGLPFFLFIIRKGGKEFS, encoded by the coding sequence TTGCTACATAATAACAAACCTATATCGTTTTTCTTCAAATGCATCGTTGCAATTTTTTTATTTATACTCATGTTTAGCATTGCAATGGTTTTCGGAGCCGCGGATACAACTTTCAAGGATGTTTGGCTGGCCTTATTATCCAATCAAACAAGTGAAAAAATATTAATTTTACAAGAGATTCGATTGCCACGGGAAGTTGCTGCGATAGTAGTTGGTGCAGCCCTAGCTGTATCAGGGGCAATCATGCAAGGAATGACACGAAATCCGCTCGCTGATCCAGGTTTATTAGGTCTTACTGCTGGAGCGAATGCAGGACTAGCGATTACCATCGCCCTTCTTCCATCCGCAAATTACTACGGAATCATGCTTGCTTGTTTTATTGGTGCGGCTGTTGGAGCTCTGCTTGTTTTCGGCATAAGTGCAGTAAAAAAAGGGGGATTCTCTCCTTTCCGTATCGTTCTAGCTGGATCAGCAATATCTGCCTTTCTTTTTGCCATTTCAGAAGGTATTGCTATCTTCTTTAAAATCTCAAAAGATGTATCGATGTGGACAGCTGGAGGAGTGATCGGAACCACCTGGGGCCAACTTCAAATAGTAGTCCCGTTCATTATTATCGGAATCATTCTTTCCATTTTTCTTTCAAGGCAACTAACCATTCTTAGTTTAAATGAAGAAGTGGCGGTAGGCTTGGGACAGAATACGACTCGTGTAAAAGCCTTTTTATTTGTGATTGTCATCGTTCTTGCAGGGGCCGCTGTAGCCTTAGCTGGTAATCTAGCTTTTGTTGGTTTACTGGTGCCTCATATCGTGCGGGCAATTGTCGGAACGGACTATCGCTTTATTCTTCCGATGTCGACCATTTTTGGTGGAACATTTATGCTTCTCGCAGATACGATTGGACGTACATTAAATTCACCTTATGAAACACCTGTAGCGGCCATTGTTGCCATGATCGGGCTCCCCTTCTTTTTATTTATCATTCGTAAAGGAGGGAAAGAATTCTCATGA
- a CDS encoding ABC transporter ATP-binding protein, protein MVRLYTDQLSVAYGERTIVKNLSIHIPDKKITTIIGSNGCGKSTLLKAITRIIAQQAGTVLLDGEDIAKQHTKELARKMAILPQSPESVGGLTVGELVSYGRFPYQKGFGRLTKRDFEVIDWALEATGTMDFKFRPVDALSGGQRQRVWIAMALAQETDIIFLDEPTTYLDMAHQLEVLELLQELNQNEGRTIVMVLHDLNQAARFADHLIALKAGEIVKAGTCEEVIQREVLREVFQIDAEIGRDPRTNKPMCITYNLLKGNSLNEQHMVSTLTPVSVNY, encoded by the coding sequence ATGGTTCGCCTATATACTGACCAACTTTCCGTTGCTTATGGAGAACGAACGATAGTGAAAAACCTCAGCATCCATATACCAGATAAAAAAATTACGACCATTATTGGTTCAAATGGCTGTGGAAAATCGACGTTGCTTAAAGCCATTACACGAATAATTGCTCAACAAGCTGGGACAGTCCTTTTAGATGGAGAGGATATTGCTAAGCAGCATACAAAAGAACTAGCTAGAAAAATGGCCATACTCCCTCAGTCACCAGAAAGTGTTGGTGGACTTACAGTAGGAGAGCTTGTCAGCTATGGACGTTTTCCTTACCAAAAAGGGTTTGGCCGCTTAACAAAACGAGATTTTGAAGTAATTGATTGGGCTCTTGAAGCAACTGGAACAATGGATTTTAAATTCCGACCGGTTGATGCCCTTTCTGGTGGGCAAAGACAACGGGTATGGATCGCCATGGCACTTGCTCAGGAAACCGATATTATTTTCCTGGATGAACCTACCACGTATTTGGACATGGCTCATCAGCTTGAGGTTCTCGAACTGTTGCAAGAGTTAAACCAAAATGAGGGACGAACGATTGTCATGGTTCTACATGATTTAAATCAAGCCGCTCGATTTGCCGATCATTTGATCGCCTTAAAAGCAGGGGAAATTGTAAAAGCTGGAACTTGCGAAGAAGTAATTCAACGTGAGGTATTACGAGAGGTATTTCAAATTGATGCAGAAATCGGCAGAGATCCGCGGACGAATAAGCCAATGTGCATAACCTATAACCTTCTTAAAGGGAATTCACTAAATGAACAACACATGGTTTCCACTCTTACTCCTGTAAGTGTGAATTACTAA
- a CDS encoding GNAT family N-acetyltransferase, which yields MEKVKKPYKIRNYEEQDANQIAKFDFISMLAYRFNGDYASDNIFCVVSEEGEVLASAHIAPDQSWSLIEDPNKPLDFEFKLQMDLSINENTTVPQEAVDELTDAVMIRAKMIRSQYPNKKITLTHTISSDDLEEMDFYLSKGFISKQNHLVMKRDLTEPIPQFSLPPNIKVLNWKMETQEEQEMYLRAEAAGDPNGICWSLNHLRWTKSGAEWDTFTAFDGNNVVGSVMTWGLGEERSATENIFVLPDWRRKGIAKALITEALTFLKEKGKIEATLGVFGDNRNAISLYQSLGYRMFYTIIEFGYDL from the coding sequence ATGGAGAAAGTGAAGAAGCCATATAAAATAAGAAATTATGAGGAACAGGATGCAAATCAAATTGCCAAGTTTGATTTTATTTCAATGTTAGCTTATCGATTCAATGGGGACTATGCTTCAGATAATATTTTCTGTGTCGTTAGTGAAGAAGGAGAAGTTCTCGCTTCCGCACATATTGCTCCCGATCAGTCTTGGAGCTTAATCGAAGATCCGAACAAGCCTTTGGACTTTGAATTTAAGCTACAGATGGATTTATCCATAAATGAGAATACGACAGTTCCACAAGAAGCAGTGGATGAGTTAACTGATGCAGTTATGATTAGAGCTAAAATGATTCGAAGCCAATACCCCAATAAAAAAATTACTCTTACACATACGATTTCTTCTGATGATTTAGAGGAGATGGATTTTTATTTATCAAAAGGATTTATATCGAAACAAAATCATTTAGTGATGAAAAGAGATTTAACTGAACCAATCCCTCAATTTTCTTTACCACCAAATATAAAGGTATTAAATTGGAAAATGGAGACTCAAGAAGAGCAGGAAATGTATTTGCGTGCAGAGGCTGCTGGAGATCCAAACGGGATTTGTTGGAGCTTGAATCATCTAAGATGGACAAAGTCTGGCGCAGAATGGGATACATTTACGGCATTTGACGGAAATAATGTAGTGGGTAGTGTTATGACATGGGGACTCGGAGAAGAGAGAAGTGCCACTGAGAATATCTTTGTATTACCTGATTGGAGACGAAAGGGAATAGCAAAGGCATTAATTACTGAAGCATTAACTTTTTTAAAGGAAAAAGGGAAAATAGAAGCAACATTAGGAGTGTTTGGAGATAATCGAAATGCGATTTCACTATACCAATCCCTTGGATATCGCATGTTTTATACCATTATTGAGTTTGGTTACGACCTTTAG
- a CDS encoding GNAT family N-acetyltransferase, with protein MEIKNGKLTIRPLGKEDVDHLSKWLSNPTVLEYYEGRDQPFSVEKVMQTFFLEEEGLSRYIFLFEEKPIGYIQTYTVEDEKVKTFGMDQFIGETDYWNKGIGTILIHTMVNYLVNSMSAERIIMDPHTSNKRALRCYEKCGFRKVKLLSKHELHEGEFRDCWLIELIIER; from the coding sequence ATGGAGATTAAAAACGGTAAACTAACAATTCGTCCCCTCGGGAAAGAAGATGTGGATCATCTATCTAAATGGCTTTCAAACCCAACTGTACTAGAATACTACGAAGGTAGAGATCAACCTTTTTCAGTAGAAAAAGTGATGCAAACTTTTTTTCTGGAAGAGGAAGGATTATCGCGATATATTTTTTTGTTTGAAGAAAAGCCAATAGGATATATTCAAACGTATACAGTAGAAGACGAGAAAGTGAAGACGTTTGGTATGGATCAATTTATTGGGGAAACGGATTATTGGAATAAAGGAATTGGGACGATTCTAATTCATACGATGGTAAATTATCTTGTAAACTCGATGAGTGCAGAGCGAATCATTATGGATCCACATACTAGTAATAAAAGGGCATTGAGATGTTACGAGAAATGCGGATTTAGAAAAGTGAAATTACTCTCAAAGCATGAATTACATGAGGGAGAGTTTCGTGATTGCTGGTTGATCGAATTAATAATAGAGCGGTAA
- a CDS encoding MerR family transcriptional regulator, protein MEYTVQKLGQLAGVSTRTLRYYDQIGLLEPSRVNSNGYRIYGQSEVNRLQQILFYKELGFSLDTIKEILSSSKFDAEAALREHRLKLIEKRQQIETLICNVEKTIAESEGRITMSNKEKFEGFKQNLLAENEKKYGKEIREKYGKDTVEQSNAKLMNLSEEDYQKVTALEQQIRDVLSQAFTSGDPAGPLAQQAAELHKQWLCYFWPTYSKEAHAGLAQMYVDDERFTANYDKDQPGTAEFLRDAIAIFTE, encoded by the coding sequence TTGGAATACACGGTTCAAAAGCTCGGCCAATTAGCAGGAGTTAGTACAAGAACATTACGGTATTACGACCAAATTGGTCTTCTGGAACCAAGCAGGGTGAATTCGAATGGCTATCGAATTTATGGGCAATCAGAGGTGAATCGTCTTCAGCAAATTCTTTTTTATAAAGAGCTTGGATTTAGCTTGGATACGATTAAAGAAATACTCTCCTCCTCTAAGTTTGACGCAGAAGCGGCGCTAAGAGAACATCGGTTAAAGCTAATAGAAAAACGGCAACAAATAGAGACGTTAATTTGTAATGTGGAAAAGACCATTGCAGAATCTGAAGGGAGAATTACCATGTCAAATAAAGAGAAATTTGAAGGGTTTAAACAAAATTTACTTGCTGAAAATGAAAAGAAATACGGAAAAGAAATTCGTGAAAAGTATGGAAAAGATACCGTAGAACAATCCAATGCCAAGCTCATGAACCTGTCTGAGGAGGACTATCAAAAGGTGACAGCTTTAGAGCAACAAATAAGAGACGTTTTGTCCCAAGCATTTACAAGTGGTGATCCTGCAGGTCCGCTTGCGCAACAAGCAGCCGAGCTTCATAAACAATGGCTTTGTTACTTTTGGCCAACCTACAGCAAAGAAGCGCATGCTGGACTTGCCCAAATGTACGTCGATGATGAGAGATTCACTGCCAACTATGATAAAGATCAACCTGGAACAGCTGAGTTTTTACGTGATGCGATAGCCATTTTTACGGAATAA
- a CDS encoding NAD-dependent epimerase/dehydratase family protein: MTQKSFRCLITGGAGFIGSHLAEELVNRGHRVTIIDNLYNGKQTYHDELFQKIPFLKISVLDYEMIDLLVANHDVIFHLGAILGVKSTMDRSVELMETNIDGTRNVLRAALKYDKKVVFASTSEVYGKATPPFAEDGDRLYGATNKLRWCYAVSKTLEETLCLGYGLKGLKVSVVRYFNIYGPRAKEGPYAGVIPRFISAALKGDPIQVYGDGTQTRCFTYISDAVEATIRAIDDECNNEIINIGSQSEMNILNLAKLVRKLSRSNSPILYVPFEDVYPLGFEEIPNRFPDVSKMSSLLSFKPKVSFIEGLSETIEWFKENI; the protein is encoded by the coding sequence ATGACTCAAAAATCATTTAGATGTCTAATAACAGGAGGTGCAGGCTTTATTGGATCTCATTTAGCCGAAGAACTTGTTAATAGGGGACATCGTGTTACTATCATAGATAATTTATATAACGGGAAACAAACTTATCACGATGAACTATTTCAGAAAATTCCATTTCTTAAAATTAGTGTCCTTGATTATGAGATGATTGATTTATTGGTCGCTAATCATGATGTAATATTTCACCTAGGTGCTATTTTAGGTGTTAAGAGTACAATGGATAGAAGTGTGGAGCTTATGGAGACCAACATAGATGGGACAAGAAATGTTCTTAGAGCTGCTTTAAAATATGACAAAAAAGTTGTCTTTGCCTCAACTTCTGAAGTATACGGTAAGGCAACTCCCCCTTTTGCAGAGGATGGAGATCGACTGTACGGTGCAACAAATAAACTTAGATGGTGCTATGCAGTTAGTAAAACTTTAGAAGAAACTCTTTGTCTCGGTTATGGTCTCAAAGGACTTAAGGTTTCCGTTGTTCGCTATTTTAATATTTACGGACCACGTGCAAAGGAAGGTCCCTACGCGGGGGTTATTCCAAGATTTATCAGTGCGGCATTAAAAGGAGATCCTATCCAAGTATATGGAGATGGTACTCAAACTAGATGTTTTACCTATATAAGTGATGCTGTAGAAGCTACGATTAGAGCTATAGACGATGAGTGTAATAATGAAATCATTAATATTGGCTCCCAATCAGAGATGAATATCCTTAATTTAGCAAAACTAGTCCGTAAACTATCCCGCTCAAATTCCCCTATTTTATATGTACCATTTGAAGATGTTTATCCATTAGGTTTCGAAGAAATTCCAAATAGGTTTCCAGATGTATCTAAAATGTCAAGTTTATTATCTTTTAAACCAAAAGTTTCATTTATAGAAGGATTATCAGAAACTATCGAATGGTTTAAAGAAAATATCTAG